The Deinococcus malanensis genome includes a region encoding these proteins:
- a CDS encoding 50S ribosomal protein L25/general stress protein Ctc, producing the protein MELNAKPRKSQEKLAEGLIPAVAYNKEKNVSFTLDRKAFDRAFRQQSTTGLFDIAVEGGETFPALVKTVQMDKRRRRPIHVDFYMVTYGEPIEVSVPVHTTGKSQGEIMGGLVDIVLHNLSIVAPGPRRIPQELTVDVSRLNIGDHVTAGDVKLPEGCKLAVAEDSVVISVLPPRMTAEEAEAETQAAQVAGLVAAGELSEEAAAAVLEGDATIEEIKAEAHADEGTQATEDSTEEGQQ; encoded by the coding sequence ATGGAACTGAATGCCAAACCCCGCAAGAGCCAGGAGAAGCTGGCCGAAGGCCTGATCCCCGCCGTCGCCTACAACAAGGAAAAGAACGTTTCTTTTACCCTGGACCGCAAGGCCTTTGACCGCGCCTTCCGTCAGCAGAGCACCACCGGCCTGTTCGATATCGCCGTCGAAGGCGGCGAGACCTTCCCCGCACTGGTCAAGACCGTGCAGATGGACAAGCGCCGCCGCAGGCCCATCCACGTGGATTTCTACATGGTCACCTACGGTGAGCCCATCGAAGTGTCTGTGCCTGTGCATACCACCGGCAAGAGCCAGGGCGAGATCATGGGCGGCCTGGTGGACATCGTGCTGCACAACCTCAGCATCGTGGCTCCCGGCCCGCGCCGCATTCCCCAGGAACTGACCGTGGACGTCAGCCGCCTGAACATCGGTGACCACGTGACCGCCGGTGACGTCAAGCTGCCCGAAGGCTGCAAGCTGGCCGTGGCTGAGGACAGCGTCGTCATCAGCGTGCTGCCGCCGCGCATGACCGCCGAGGAAGCCGAAGCCGAGACCCAGGCTGCCCAGGTGGCCGGTCTGGTTGCCGCCGGCGAACTGTCCGAGGAAGCCGCCGCCGCTGTGCTCGAAGGCGACGCGACCATCGAGGAGATCAAGGCCGAGGCCCACGCCGACGAAGGCACCCAGGCCACCGAGGACAGCACCGAAGAAGGCCAGCAGTAA
- the efp gene encoding elongation factor P encodes MISVTELRNGTKVEMDGGLWECLDYSHLKMGRGGAKVVTKFRNMETGSIVDRTFNSGEKLQDIYVEGKKMQYLYKDGADYMFMDMDTFEQVTLPPSLVGDAAKFMKENTEVEVAMYGEKALTITLPNQVILKIVETDPGVRGDTVSGGTKPAKLETGAVVQVPLFVEQDTNVKVDTRTGQYLSRA; translated from the coding sequence ATGATCAGTGTGACGGAACTGCGCAACGGTACCAAAGTGGAAATGGACGGCGGCCTGTGGGAGTGCCTGGACTACTCGCACCTCAAGATGGGCCGCGGCGGCGCCAAGGTCGTGACCAAATTCCGCAATATGGAAACCGGCAGCATCGTGGACCGCACCTTCAACAGCGGCGAAAAACTGCAGGACATCTACGTCGAGGGCAAGAAGATGCAGTACCTGTACAAGGACGGCGCCGACTACATGTTCATGGACATGGACACCTTCGAGCAGGTCACCCTGCCACCTTCGCTGGTGGGTGACGCCGCCAAGTTCATGAAAGAGAACACCGAGGTCGAAGTGGCGATGTACGGCGAGAAGGCACTGACCATCACGCTGCCCAACCAGGTCATCCTGAAGATCGTGGAGACCGACCCCGGCGTGCGCGGAGACACAGTTTCGGGCGGCACCAAGCCGGCCAAGCTGGAAACCGGCGCCGTGGTGCAGGTGCCCCTGTTCGTGGAGCAGGACACCAACGTCAAGGTGGACACCCGCACTGGCCAGTACCTGAGCCGCGCCTGA
- the accB gene encoding acetyl-CoA carboxylase biotin carboxyl carrier protein, giving the protein MNPEDLKKILDALSVADVREFSLSTGSFAMDLKRGPQAVSYPSPAPSVPAPVFMSGAGHAPAAPAAPTPAAPAADSAPALPAAATPAPEAEAAPAPAKPVSAGTPVKAPIVGTFYASSSPDAPPYVKVGDTVQAGQVLCIIEAMKLMNEIEAEQGGTVREILVKNAEPVEYGQTLFIIE; this is encoded by the coding sequence ATGAATCCCGAAGACCTCAAGAAGATTCTCGATGCCCTGAGCGTGGCAGATGTGCGCGAATTCAGCCTGTCGACCGGCAGCTTTGCCATGGATCTCAAGCGCGGACCCCAGGCCGTGTCGTACCCGTCCCCGGCACCCAGCGTGCCTGCACCTGTCTTTATGTCCGGCGCGGGCCATGCCCCTGCAGCTCCAGCTGCCCCCACGCCAGCCGCCCCGGCCGCTGACAGTGCGCCGGCCCTTCCCGCCGCGGCCACCCCGGCCCCCGAAGCCGAGGCCGCGCCTGCTCCAGCCAAGCCGGTCAGCGCCGGCACCCCGGTCAAGGCACCTATCGTGGGGACGTTCTATGCGTCCAGCAGCCCCGATGCGCCGCCCTACGTGAAGGTGGGCGACACCGTGCAGGCCGGACAGGTGCTGTGCATCATCGAGGCCATGAAGCTGATGAATGAGATCGAGGCCGAGCAGGGCGGCACCGTTCGCGAGATTCTGGTCAAGAACGCCGAGCCGGTTGAGTACGGCCAGACGCTGTTCATCATCGAGTGA
- the accC gene encoding acetyl-CoA carboxylase biotin carboxylase subunit, producing MFKKILIANRGEIALRVIRTARELGVKTVVVYSTADEKSLPVLLADESVCVGPPASNQSYLNIPNILSAALMTGAEGIHPGYGFMAENPDFAEMCREHGIVFIGPTPESMRALGSKAGGREIAAASNVPVVPGTGVLEDVDAALLAAKQIGYPVLLKASAGGGGRGQKVIRTQEELAKGFAQAQEEARLYFGDPAIIMEKFLEEFRHVEVQVMGDGNGHVIHIGERDCSIQRRNQKLIEEAPSTLPDTLRQEILDAGVRLARHVNYAGAGTLEFIVDRDGNYYFMEMNTRIQVEHCVSEMISGLDFVKLQLEIASGHGLALQQEDVKLQGHSIECRLNAEDPDKDFRPAAGKIDDVHFAGGPGVRVDSHCYSGYVIPPHYDSLIGKLIVHHDDREQAITRMKRALEETVIQGPKTTIPLYVKIMDNPFYKRGAVMTNFLKTRMEM from the coding sequence ATGTTTAAAAAGATCCTGATCGCCAACCGTGGCGAAATTGCCCTGCGCGTGATCCGCACCGCGCGCGAACTGGGCGTCAAAACTGTGGTGGTCTATTCCACTGCCGACGAGAAGAGTCTGCCGGTGCTGCTGGCCGATGAAAGCGTGTGCGTGGGTCCGCCCGCCAGCAACCAGTCCTACCTGAACATCCCCAACATCCTGTCCGCAGCGCTGATGACCGGCGCCGAGGGCATTCACCCGGGCTACGGCTTCATGGCCGAGAACCCCGACTTCGCCGAGATGTGCCGTGAGCATGGCATCGTGTTTATCGGGCCCACGCCCGAGAGCATGCGCGCGCTGGGTTCCAAGGCGGGCGGGCGTGAAATCGCTGCGGCCAGCAACGTTCCCGTGGTGCCCGGAACCGGTGTTCTGGAAGACGTGGACGCCGCGCTGCTGGCTGCCAAGCAGATCGGATATCCGGTGCTGCTCAAGGCCTCGGCCGGGGGCGGTGGTCGCGGGCAGAAGGTCATCCGTACCCAGGAAGAACTCGCCAAGGGCTTTGCACAGGCGCAGGAGGAAGCGCGGCTGTACTTCGGCGACCCGGCCATCATCATGGAGAAGTTCCTGGAGGAATTCCGGCACGTCGAAGTGCAGGTCATGGGCGACGGCAACGGCCACGTGATCCACATCGGCGAGCGTGACTGCTCGATCCAGCGGCGCAACCAGAAGCTGATCGAGGAAGCGCCCAGCACCCTGCCCGACACGCTGCGCCAGGAAATCCTGGATGCGGGCGTGCGGCTGGCCAGACACGTCAACTACGCCGGGGCCGGCACGCTGGAGTTCATCGTGGACCGCGACGGCAACTACTACTTCATGGAGATGAACACCCGCATTCAGGTGGAGCACTGCGTTTCTGAGATGATCTCGGGCCTGGACTTCGTGAAGTTGCAGCTGGAAATCGCCTCTGGTCACGGTCTGGCACTGCAGCAGGAGGACGTGAAGCTCCAGGGCCATTCCATCGAATGCCGCCTGAACGCCGAGGACCCTGACAAGGACTTCCGCCCGGCGGCGGGCAAGATCGACGACGTGCACTTCGCCGGTGGTCCCGGCGTGCGGGTGGACAGCCACTGTTACTCCGGTTACGTGATTCCGCCGCACTACGACAGCCTGATCGGCAAGCTGATCGTGCACCACGATGACCGCGAACAGGCCATCACGCGCATGAAGCGTGCCCTGGAAGAGACGGTTATTCAGGGGCCCAAGACCACCATTCCGCTGTACGTGAAGATCATGGACAACCCCTTCTATAAGCGTGGGGCCGTCATGACCAACTTCCTCAAAACCCGCATGGAGATGTAA
- a CDS encoding class I SAM-dependent methyltransferase — MTLAMRDALCSRLGGVNWPGGPLLELLDLPATATVLDVGAGTGLLLRELAARGHDGPLEGLDPHAGPGVRPGHAEQLPYPSGTFDAVLLVRTLSHLPSPLRAMAEAQRVLRACGQLIVAAHGPGHLAATWRALGRPASGRGPDTPLREALQGSGLTAMRLDARIPVQVTAAHAHQLVEASGLKIHVNSQRFPVQDSLHLTTYIARLS; from the coding sequence ATGACCCTGGCCATGCGTGACGCTTTGTGTTCCCGTCTGGGCGGAGTGAACTGGCCGGGAGGTCCGCTTCTGGAATTGCTGGATCTGCCGGCCACCGCGACTGTGCTGGACGTGGGGGCCGGCACCGGGTTACTCCTGCGTGAGCTGGCCGCGCGCGGCCACGATGGCCCCCTTGAAGGGCTCGATCCGCACGCCGGTCCCGGCGTGCGTCCCGGCCACGCCGAGCAGCTGCCCTACCCGTCCGGAACCTTTGACGCTGTGTTACTGGTGCGGACGCTCTCGCACCTGCCGAGTCCGCTGCGAGCGATGGCCGAGGCGCAGCGGGTCCTAAGGGCGTGTGGCCAGCTGATCGTGGCCGCGCATGGACCCGGACACCTGGCGGCTACCTGGAGGGCCCTGGGCCGCCCGGCTTCCGGACGGGGACCGGACACCCCGCTTCGTGAAGCTCTTCAGGGAAGTGGACTCACGGCGATGCGTCTCGACGCCCGGATTCCCGTCCAGGTCACGGCCGCGCACGCCCACCAGCTGGTCGAGGCTTCCGGGCTGAAGATCCATGTAAATAGCCAGCGTTTCCCGGTGCAAGACTCCCTGCATCTGACCACCTATATTGCCCGTCTCAGCTGA
- a CDS encoding dioxygenase family protein has translation MQERPGQNHDLEDDDLPVGQVLSRRHALRLFGLAGGAALAGGMTLARQVAPGRPAPPATGLPGCVVRPQSAQGPFFTDERLRRRDIRTDTRSGRSAAGVPLTLNFQVSRVGLRVCEPRAGVVVDVWHCDALGRYSDVNDPGADTRGQTFLRGYQTTNAQGRCSFQTIYPGWYRGRAVHIHYRLRTLDARGQVSGDFVSQLFFAESLSDQVHALEPYRQKGRRDTLNSTDGLYRNGGNQMLVRATGTPQRGLVATFDVGLNLS, from the coding sequence ATGCAGGAACGTCCTGGACAGAACCATGACCTGGAAGATGACGATCTGCCGGTAGGGCAGGTCCTGAGCCGCCGCCATGCGCTGCGATTGTTCGGTCTGGCCGGAGGTGCGGCGCTGGCAGGAGGGATGACGCTGGCCCGGCAGGTTGCCCCGGGCAGACCGGCCCCTCCGGCCACTGGCCTTCCTGGCTGTGTGGTACGGCCACAGTCTGCCCAGGGCCCCTTCTTTACAGACGAGCGGCTCAGGCGGCGTGATATCCGCACCGACACCCGGTCGGGCAGAAGCGCTGCCGGCGTTCCGCTGACCCTCAATTTCCAGGTGTCGCGCGTGGGGCTGCGGGTGTGCGAGCCACGTGCCGGCGTGGTCGTGGATGTCTGGCACTGTGACGCTCTGGGCAGGTACAGCGACGTGAACGACCCGGGCGCCGACACCCGGGGCCAGACATTTCTGCGTGGTTACCAGACGACCAATGCGCAGGGAAGGTGCAGCTTCCAGACGATCTACCCCGGCTGGTACCGGGGCCGCGCGGTGCATATCCATTACCGCCTGCGCACACTCGACGCCCGGGGTCAGGTCAGTGGAGACTTTGTCTCACAGCTGTTTTTCGCGGAATCCCTGAGTGATCAGGTTCATGCCCTGGAGCCCTACCGGCAAAAAGGGCGTCGCGACACGCTCAACAGCACCGACGGGCTTTACCGCAACGGAGGCAACCAGATGCTGGTCCGCGCCACCGGCACCCCGCAACGGGGGCTGGTGGCCACCTTCGATGTGGGGCTGAACCTCAGCTGA
- a CDS encoding exodeoxyribonuclease III yields MTSAASSFPAGLKVTTLNVNGLRSALRKGLRDWVTRETPDVLLLQEVRADPMPEALGDLGYAGAWFPAQKAGYSGVAVLSRHPLDDVLTGMPHKEMDAEGRVVSAVVQGVRFVSVYLPSGSSGEARQGFKDRVLDDYHAWVQSMLTRGTPVVIGGDYNIAHRQVDLKNWRSNQKNSGFLPHEREWMTAHLSAGLVDCHRDCLGEVAEYTWWSNRGNAYANNVGWRIDYLLSAGVRVRGVCVDRGARLSDHAPLTGWVERS; encoded by the coding sequence ATGACGTCTGCCGCCTCGTCCTTCCCTGCTGGACTCAAAGTCACCACACTCAATGTAAATGGGCTTCGCAGCGCCCTGCGCAAGGGACTGCGCGACTGGGTGACACGTGAAACGCCCGACGTTCTGCTCCTGCAGGAGGTGCGCGCCGACCCCATGCCCGAGGCACTTGGGGATCTGGGGTACGCCGGGGCCTGGTTCCCAGCCCAGAAGGCCGGATACAGCGGCGTGGCCGTGCTGAGCCGTCACCCGCTGGACGACGTCCTGACGGGCATGCCGCACAAGGAGATGGACGCCGAGGGCCGGGTGGTCAGTGCGGTGGTCCAGGGAGTGCGCTTTGTCAGTGTGTACCTGCCCAGTGGCAGCAGTGGGGAAGCTCGACAGGGCTTCAAGGACCGTGTGCTGGACGACTACCACGCCTGGGTACAGAGCATGCTGACCAGAGGAACGCCGGTAGTGATCGGCGGGGACTACAACATCGCCCACCGTCAGGTTGACCTCAAAAACTGGCGCAGCAACCAGAAAAACAGCGGCTTCCTGCCGCATGAACGAGAGTGGATGACGGCCCATCTTTCCGCCGGACTGGTGGACTGCCACCGCGACTGTCTGGGAGAAGTCGCCGAGTACACCTGGTGGAGCAACCGCGGGAATGCCTATGCCAACAACGTCGGCTGGCGCATCGATTACCTCCTGTCGGCCGGGGTGCGGGTGAGGGGCGTATGCGTGGACCGCGGCGCCCGCCTGAGCGACCACGCCCCACTCACCGGCTGGGTAGAACGATCCTGA